The Deltaproteobacteria bacterium DNA window TCTTAAGAATCAACAAGTTGACAAGGAGTAAAGAGTGGGCCTTAAAAAGCTGCTGCTCAACCTGTATATCTGGCCTGCCTTTACTGTTTTTACTGTTTTTTGCCTCTGTTTTATACTTCCCTTGCTCTTGATATACAGTATCCTTGCAAACCAGCCAATGGACAGAATAATCAGGAAGAGTATTCGTCTTTATGGCTGGGCATTAGTGCGTGTTGTCCCCTTTATGGCCCCGGTGACCGTAGAAGACTTTTCCTGCGGAATCAGACCCCCGGTCATATTCGTGGCCAATCACAATTCCTCAATAGACCCTTACCTTTTTGGTATGCTGCCGTTTGAAAATGCCTTTGTGACGTCATGGCCTTTTCAAATCCCGGTCTACAAGTGGGTAATGCGACTTGCGCGTTACATCAATTCAAATGATGGCTGGGAAGTAGTCCGGAGCAGGGGAGAGGAACTTCTGGCATCGGGGTGTTCTCTCATATTCTGGCCTGAGGGACACCGCTCCAGAGACGGGAGGCTCGCCCGCTTCAAAAACGGGGCTTTTCGTCTGGCCTGTGGTACGGGAACATCCATAGTACCGGTGTGTATCTTGGGGTCTGCCCACCTGATGCCCCCGGGTAGCAGGTTTCTCACGCCATCCAGGGTGAAGATGGTCATCCTGCCCCCGATAATACCATCCGAGCATGGAGACGATCCGGACTGTATTCGCGCGTTGAGGGATCAAGCCAGGGAGTCCATAGCGACCGAGTTGGCCAGGCGAGGCGTGAATCCCCTCAAAATCACCGGCTATAAGTCGGACATCATGTCCGATCCAATCACATCTTCGGCTATTCACGGCAATGACTAGATGTAGTTTGACGCAGAGCCGCTATTCTTTGAAGACTGCTTTGGAATGGCGGGTCGCAGACCCGGAAAAAATAGAAAATTTACAAGCAGGGCTTTTGCGAGGCCAGGTTCGGCAGGCCAGTCGAGCCCCTTATTACAAGGAACTTCTAAGAACGCTGGGTTGCAGCTTTGAAGACATAATTACCTTGGAAGATCTCAGGTCCTTGCCGTTTACCAGCCGCAGCGAGATGGAAACAGACCCGGCAGCCTTTCAGGCAGTTGAAGCTGCATCAATAGCCGACCTATCGCTGACTTCAGGAACAACAGGAAATCCCATAGTGGTCCCATACACCAGGAGCGACCTTGAGCGGCTTGCCTTTAATGAACTCATGGCCTTTTGGGGTACGGGGGTCCGGCCTGGAGACCGTTATCTTATCTGTGTGACCCTGGACCGGTGTTTTATTGCCGGGCTGGCCTATTTTTCCGGTCTTGTCCAGCTTGGTGCCACTGCCATCCGGAGTGGACCCGGCCAGTCAGCCAGACAGTGGGAACTGATACGTCGGCTCAGGCCTGATGGAATCGTGGGCGTGCCCACGTTCCTGTTAAAGTTGGCGCAGTGGGGAGAGGCACATGGTTATTCTCCCAACAGCTCCGGGGTGCAATCTCTTGTCACAATTGGTGAACCGGTCCGGGGACCGGATCACTCCTTGATTCCTCTTGGTAAGGATTTGGAAGAGGCCTGGGGAGCGCACGTTTATTCTTCGTACGCTGCAACGGAGCTGGAGACCTGCTTTTGCGAGTGTCATGCCTCTTGCGGTGGGCATATCCATCCGGAGCTTGCCCTGGTTGAGATCGTGGATGAAGATGGAAATGTTCTGCCAACAGGCGAAACCGGTGAAGTTGTGGTCACCCCGCTGGGTGTGGAGGGCTTTCCTCTTGTCCGTTTTCGTACCGGAGATGTGGCCCGTCTCCATACAGACCCATGCCCATGCGGTTGGCGTACAACTCGTCTGGGTTCTATAGAAGGAAGACTTGCTCAACGCCTCAAATTTCATGGCACGACTATCTATCCGGAGATGATCTTCCAGGCGCTCAGAGAGTTCAGACATGTGGAGGATGCCTATGTGGAGGTGAGGTCTTCGTATGATCTTTCGGATGAAATAAGGGTGGTTGCAGGCACGGACGCATCAGATATTGATGCAGACATGGTGGCCAAATTCCTTCGGGCTCGCCTCAGGGTCCGTCCTGAGGTAATAGTAAGGCCCAGGCAAGAAGTGCTAAGCACTATGGAAAAGGCAGGCGGACGGAAGCTGAAACGTTTTTTTGACTTTAGGAATAATAATAAACCATGAGCTTTTTTGAAAAACATTGGGGGCTCGAGTTCTCTCAAGAAGAGATTGCCGAGGCCCGTGCCGGAAAGGGACTCCTGTCCCTGGAGCTTGAGCTGTCGAGGGCGTGCAATCTGCGCTGTATATACTGTTATGCGTCATCCGGCTTACCTATGGAAAATGAACTCTCACTTTCTGAAATACTGGACGTAGTGGACCAGGCCGTAGCCCTTGGAGCACGCAAGATAATCATACTGGGCGGCGGCGAACCCTTGCTCTATCCCTATCTGATAGATGTCATAGATTACATACTGTCCAAAGGCGTAAAAGCAGACCTCTTCACTAACGGGACGCTGATAACGCCGTCCAAAGCCAGGGCCCTTTATGACAGGGGTGTTGCCGTTGTCGTTAAGATGAACAGCAGACGTCTTGAGATCCAGGACTTTCTGGCCGGACATGCCGGAACATTTCAGGCTATAGAGCAGGGCATTGAAGCCTTAAGGGCTGTTGGTTACCCGGATAAAGAACACATACTTGGAGTGGAAACCATCATATGCCGCCAGAACTATGAAGAACTTCCTCAATTGTGGCGATGAGCCAGGAAGCAGGGAATCATCCCCTATGTAGAGATCATGACCTGGCAAGGCAGGGCCAAAGAGCATCCTGACCTGGAGGTACCGATTCAAAAAACCAGGACCCTGTTTGAGACCCTTGCAAGGATTGATGCCGAGGAGTTCGGCAACAAGTGGATTCCCCATCCACCATTGGCAGCCTCTCACTGCGCCAGGCATGAGTACTCATGTACTGTGATCGCCAATGGAGACATCCGTCCCTGCCCTGGAGTAAGCCTGTCTGCAGGAAATGTCCGTGAAGATACACTGGAGCATATCTTAAACAAGAGCCCGGTTATCCAGGAACTCAGAAATATACGGAAATTGATAAAGGGGCGTTGCGGTAGATGTGAGCTGAAGTATAGATGCTACGGTTGCAGGGGGAATGCCTATCAGATCACCGGCGATTATCTGGCCGAAGATCCCATGTGTTGGTTTGGACACGATGATTAGTTTTATGAGAAACAGATTCCTGATTCAAAATTTTTCAATCATGATATTTATGTTTGTTGTCTCAATGGGAGTACATGCTGAAGAAGGTATCCCCAGTGTCTCTGATAAGGTGGAAAACCGCTGGTCCTTTCTTGGCGGCTATGGAATTACTCATTGCGGGCTTGGCAAAACAAAGGTGCAGGTTCAATCAGTTGATTTTATACCAAGATACGAACGCTTTCTCACAAAGACGATGGGTAGCTCCTGGTATCAAGGCCGACATTCGCTC harbors:
- a CDS encoding CoF synthetase; translated protein: MTRCSLTQSRYSLKTALEWRVADPEKIENLQAGLLRGQVRQASRAPYYKELLRTLGCSFEDIITLEDLRSLPFTSRSEMETDPAAFQAVEAASIADLSLTSGTTGNPIVVPYTRSDLERLAFNELMAFWGTGVRPGDRYLICVTLDRCFIAGLAYFSGLVQLGATAIRSGPGQSARQWELIRRLRPDGIVGVPTFLLKLAQWGEAHGYSPNSSGVQSLVTIGEPVRGPDHSLIPLGKDLEEAWGAHVYSSYAATELETCFCECHASCGGHIHPELALVEIVDEDGNVLPTGETGEVVVTPLGVEGFPLVRFRTGDVARLHTDPCPCGWRTTRLGSIEGRLAQRLKFHGTTIYPEMIFQALREFRHVEDAYVEVRSSYDLSDEIRVVAGTDASDIDADMVAKFLRARLRVRPEVIVRPRQEVLSTMEKAGGRKLKRFFDFRNNNKP
- a CDS encoding 1-acyl-sn-glycerol-3-phosphate acyltransferase, which produces MGLKKLLLNLYIWPAFTVFTVFCLCFILPLLLIYSILANQPMDRIIRKSIRLYGWALVRVVPFMAPVTVEDFSCGIRPPVIFVANHNSSIDPYLFGMLPFENAFVTSWPFQIPVYKWVMRLARYINSNDGWEVVRSRGEELLASGCSLIFWPEGHRSRDGRLARFKNGAFRLACGTGTSIVPVCILGSAHLMPPGSRFLTPSRVKMVILPPIIPSEHGDDPDCIRALRDQARESIATELARRGVNPLKITGYKSDIMSDPITSSAIHGND
- a CDS encoding acyloxyacyl hydrolase, yielding MPIRSPAIIWPKIPCVGLDTMISFMRNRFLIQNFSIMIFMFVVSMGVHAEEGIPSVSDKVENRWSFLGGYGITHCGLGKTKVQVQSVDFIPRYERFLTKTMGSSWYQGRHSLMIETPLTLVVDPDVAPMVGINFLAGWTFTGLNRIIPYAFAGGGPLYTSADIPGLGSELNGNYQAGIGIRFKTNKNYQFNIEYRFQHISNGGTKTPNDPLNSSRFLLGITF